One genomic segment of archaeon BMS3Bbin15 includes these proteins:
- the minD_5 gene encoding septum site-determining protein MinD, with product MKIVISGKGGAGKTTISGTMARIFADRGYKVIAVDSDPSMNLHTSVGMDNPEPISSLKDLINERAVIAPGMYNLSPKVDDIPEHFSSRRGNLKLLVMGTVEEGGQGCICPETTFLRALLRHLVLKRDELLILDTEAGVEHLGRKVAENFDLMLIVVEPSIKSVETARHIYKLSKDIGVKRIYAVANKISGEKQKEFLKERLEIEFFEFIPFDEKVIQGDMEDIPLVDMENSRALKKIIRTTERIEKVIG from the coding sequence ATGAAGATTGTAATATCAGGTAAAGGTGGTGCTGGAAAAACAACAATCTCAGGCACTATGGCGAGAATTTTTGCCGATAGGGGTTATAAGGTTATTGCTGTTGACTCAGACCCGAGTATGAACCTCCATACAAGTGTGGGTATGGATAATCCAGAACCAATAAGCAGTCTCAAAGATTTGATAAATGAGAGGGCTGTTATAGCACCTGGGATGTACAATCTCAGCCCTAAGGTGGATGATATTCCTGAGCATTTTTCTTCGAGGCGTGGTAATCTCAAACTTCTGGTTATGGGAACTGTTGAAGAGGGCGGGCAGGGATGCATCTGCCCGGAGACAACATTTCTTAGAGCTCTTCTCAGACATCTTGTCCTTAAGAGAGATGAACTTCTCATACTTGATACTGAAGCTGGAGTCGAGCATCTTGGCAGGAAGGTGGCAGAGAACTTTGACCTCATGCTTATAGTTGTTGAGCCAAGTATAAAGTCAGTAGAAACAGCCAGACATATCTATAAACTTTCAAAGGACATAGGTGTGAAGAGAATTTATGCTGTGGCGAATAAGATTTCAGGTGAGAAACAAAAAGAGTTTTTGAAAGAAAGGCTGGAAATCGAGTTTTTCGAATTCATACCCTTTGATGAAAAAGTTATTCAGGGGGACATGGAAGATATCCCCCTTGTAGACAT